The following nucleotide sequence is from Trifolium pratense cultivar HEN17-A07 linkage group LG2, ARS_RC_1.1, whole genome shotgun sequence.
ACCGTTCGTAACAGCTCTTCCATTATTTTCCACACTCTATTGTGACCATATAAATATATCCTTCCACGGAGTAACAAATATTGCTTCAATTCAGCCAACTATCACAATCATTTAGATCACATAGTATAGactaattttttcaaaatattattacgAGCTCTCACAACAAAGTTTACTCTGTTTTCAAACACAAATAACTGTATTTGAATCCAGTCCAACAATAATGTGCCTCGAGCCCTCTTTAGTTCTATTACTAGTGGAGCATACAATACAATATtattagattattattattaattaatttgtgtcAGTTTTATCTTCCTGCAAACCCATACACGCATTGCATGCATATCCTATTATCCTTTTCCAAAttccaataaaatttaatcttcataaaaaaggaaggaaaaaaaaaatatctctgCCATATATgccattgaaatttgaaatacaTACTGAAAAGAATCACCTTCACACTCACACACATTGCATTTGCTCCTTTCTCTGTTTACTCTGTTTTTAAACACTCATATCATGCGCTTTTCATTTTCACATTCCCTTCCACGAAGCGGTGCTAAAACGACACAATCACTTTAGCTGGTAACAAAACGACAACACCTGCAATTGCTACCCTGCCAATAATACGATACTGTATTGTGCTGTCCTATACCACCCGCATCTTCTCATTGGTTGCAGCCTCACATTTCAATTTAAAATGCACATTATAGGTATATCTGATTCTGTGCACTCACAAACACACGTGCACATGGTAACTTGGATCATCTCAAAcaattcatcataacataaacTAGTACTAGTAAAATGAATCAAGTATACAAAATCACATAAGACGCAATTATATGTAGTGTAGATTGGGTTGAATTGGTAGCTCGgttggttaagctagttgagttAAGGATTAAGAGCAGAGGTTCATGGTTCAAGTcgagaaaaaattaatataacattgtaatactaacaactaacttgcttataacaaataaaaaaatgtagtgtagatcataaaaaaattcaaccgTTGATCATTTATTTTGAACTTACTATAATTTTGTAGTATACATATAAAGATAGAAATTAGCATgatcataataataaaatgtaaaattaaaccTTTTCAAACTATTTTGTGCACTTTGTTTCCTATTACAACACGTTTCCCCAACTCAAAAGTAAAACCTGagatcttaaaaaaaaagttaaaaaaaattaaaaagggaAAATTAAAGTATTACTATATCATGACCGGGAAACTGACTGAGCTAGTTTCTCAATTTTTTCCACAAGCTCCGGCGACAGCTTCTTAACCGGTTTCCTTTCCTTTTCGGGTCGAAAATCGAAACCCAAAGCTTCGGATACTTCTTCGGAGCTCCATCCGGCTTTTCGGAGCGAATCCGAAAACTTATCCGTTTTCAATAACAAAGCATCTAACAAAGCTTGATTATCCAAAACCACCATTTCACCTTCAAAGAATCCAGAAGCTGAAACTTGAACCATTTCTGTTATATCCGGTTCGCTCCATCCACCCGCTTTCAAAACCGACCCGATTTTCCCTATGTATTCATCAACCCACCCTGGAATAACACTCCGTGGTGGAATATCGAAAAATCTCTCCGGCGAAGATGAATCCGACGATAAAGAGTTTCTCCGGCGACGATCTGTAGCGGCTTCTGTCCAAAACTCCACCCACCTTGGCGTCCTCCCTCCGGCATCGAGACTCCTCCGTGAGAAAACCGTTAAAGAACCCGCGGATTTCTCGCTAACGGATCTCTGTTTCATGAGAATCTTCGGATCGGATGATTCAGAGCTTCGAAAGAGTGATTCACGTTGAAAGAAATCAGAGAGATCAAAACCGCAACAGAAGATTCTATTCTCATCGACGTAGAAAATTGGATTTCCAGCGAGTGAAGGATTTGAAGGAATGTAGCAATGGTTGAAAATTGGAATCAGTAATGGAGCTTTCTTCAAAGCATTTCTCGCAACTCGCAATGCTTTTTCCGGTTCGGAAGGTCTTAATCCCCAAGATTTCGACCAGAAAGCATTCCTTGCGATCTGAAACGAAATCGCCGCGATCGGAAGGTCTAACGACGCTCGGAGACGAAGCCGAGCGCCGTTAGATCGCCAGTCAGGAAATCCAGGTCCGATTGGCATACCGGCGGCGAGAATTGCACGGAGGTCCGGTGGAAAAACGAAACCGAACTCTGCTTCTGCACGTGCGAATTCAGCGTCGGAGAGACCGGGTTGAACTTCTACGCCGGAGTTATGGAGCTGTGTTATGACTTTATCAACAACTGAAGAAAATGAGAATAAACTGTTACTGTTACGTTCTGGGAAAGATGAAGAAGtggttgatgatgaagatgaagcgGCTCGAGCTGATAGACGGCGTAGACCGGCTATGTGAGCCGGGTTTAAACCGGTCATTCTCCGGTCTACGtcgaccatttttttttatttatttatttaatttgtgtttTGGTGCGTATCAGGAAGGTGAAGATGAGTGGTGAGTTTTGTGGAGTTTAGAGACAGAGACAGAGAGGGACTTTTGCTTGTACACAAACCTTGTTGATTTATAGCATCTAAAAAGATTGGACCCtacttttcattttatttatattttgttttccttATTTGCCCCTTCTCCTTTTATTTACAAGTGTCAAAGGATTTGTTGAAAATGCTAAATTTATAAATTGGTGATTTATTTTGTCCTTATATTTTCTTGTAACTTGAGTGAGTatctttttgaataaattgaaacaaataaaataacacaAGAAAAGGATAGAGGCTCCACGTAAAATTCGATCTAGATTGTCTGTTGTAATTGCTTCACATAGTTACACGTAATTAGCAATCTCGACCATCTAAAAATAATCAGGCAGTTTTAATTGATTTGTGTCATCTAAACTTAGTTTCTAAACATACAAGGTGTTAATAGTCGATGAatgtattgaaattaaaattatatatattttgaatttgtataagTCTCATGTTCGTCATATTGATCGGTTTTGAAAACTCGTAGATCTAGTAAATGGAACCTCTATTTGCCCGATTTGAACAATCATTTGCTCGAGAATCATAACAGTTGCCTTCGAGATCCGTCTAAAGCGTAATGTCTCCACCCTCATCAATATGATCTAATGACATCCATTCAATAATCTAACGATTAGATAATCATCTCTATAAAAAGGTGTTCCCTTCCAATACCCACAATCATTTTATGTTctcatattaatttaaatgtctAAATATTTACAGGTACATATACGCCTACTACTTCAATCATGATGATTCATTGACCAACATAAAATACATTTGAGATCATTTAACTAATGAAATGCACATTTTGTGACAAAATTGAAGTTTTAATACATTTAATGACTATAGAACTATTAtcatttaaaagaaaatgaattatatAATTGGAAAATAGATTAAAAACAGAATGTAAAAAATAAGCACTTGACTTTACAAATTGCAAAGCATGACATGACATGATATTATGATCATCAATAGACAACAGCTAGCTGTTGAGCAACGGCTTGTTGAAGAAACAATTGTGAGTGTTTTCTCGTTGTGAGGTTGTCCTTTTATCAACGGTAATGAGATGAttagattatgtttttttgcCGCAAAAGCTTCCCATGCGGGACAATTTGTTTTTAGCTTAGGGTAATCCCACAATCTGTTTTACTTCGTACTAGTAgtactattattttattctattcaCACTCAGTTAACTTGtgctttgtttttctttgtgaCCACTAGATCATGTAGGATATTTAAGGTCATTTATATAGCTTACTTAACTGATGATTCCATATTGCTATTACCACTAATAAAAATTGAGATGTAAGTTAGTTATACAtctttaataattataaaatataacattctTTTTAATGGTAAAGATATAGAAATACAAATCAAGATATTACAAAGATTCAATCAATAATCAGAACTGCCCTTTAAATCATATTAAGCGGTTCAGTAGGTCAGATACCgattataaaaactaaaaataaaataaaatttaaggaGTACTCAGGTCCAAATAATAGAGTGAAAATAAGAGAAAGTGATAAATTACTTTATTAGAAAGACAATATACATTGAGAAAGTAATAggaaacataaacataatatgGAGCATTCCCCAATAAGACAAACTCCTAAGTCAACTAGAGCATCGgcaagaaaaaaatagaaacgATTCGCGTCCAAAAGGACTACACAATTCACAATCGGCTCAAACACAGAATATGTCGTCTATCACTCACTCGTAGTAAATACATAAATAACCaaaaatcttgttaaaaaattatttcagcaatttttttatatttattattttcacttATTATTGATCAACAATTACTGTCTTTTATGAGAAAGTATAggatcataaaaataaaatattactcaTATCGTTATTGTTAGTAGTATGAGTGACCAATTTTTGGCCCACAAAGAATTATGCATTTGTTTGGTAAGGATCAAAAGCTAAGCATGATCATAATAGCACATTGTACCCTAACGTTAATCTCcctcttatctttcttttctttaatttcctcatttgtttttttctttaatctTCACTACTGTTTCTTTCCGTCATTTGTGTCATggaacatgaagaaaaaaactatATCCAACTAGCTTATCCGttgaaaaaaaacaacatatctTAGGTGTCCCTCAAACATATCGAATGTATGTTCATGGATGAAATTAATTAGTTGTACTCCCATcccaaatataaatattttctttacacAATTAATTATACTTGGATTAAATTACTAGCAAATTTGTCATTGTTCATTCGTCTGTTAATTGGATTCTAATGAAGCCTAATATTTTATACTTTAGTATTTACACCTTTCTATTGCTTTCTATTCTTAGACTTTTGGTTATTTATAATGAAACCCTAGCCACTTTTGTTCTCTCTTTCTATGAATCCTCAATGTTAACATGATATCAGAGTTGTGTAAAGGACTGCAATGCGGACATTTGACCCACATTACTTAGGGCAACTTCACTCTATCAACTAGCTTTAAGGGATGAgatttaaacatatttaacacTTATAATCTCATGTTTTATATATCTCTTACACACATTCTCACGTCCACCTAATTTAATCTTATAAAATTGacttaataaataattaataattatttttacttataaattcatttttagCCATCTCACATTtcatgtgggactcttaacgaTAAGCTTTGTTAAATTCaaccaattttattattttctaaccacattaaaaaaaatataaaaatggatattaaaaaaagagGTGTTAATTAGTGTTACCTTCACGAGCTAGCTATGGTGTTCCACCGTTTTCCATAACTCCACCTACTTAAAAGCATGTTAACATCACTCAACCTCTTAGTTTCTTCATTAATGTGATGTTTCTTCCCCAAGTAACAAAGCATATTTGGATTTGGTGGTTAGGCACGAGTGACCTCAACATATCAACCTCAACTATAATCCATAACTATCACTAGTCATGTCTCCAAAGGACGAAGTTGGTGCAGTCACATGTGGGATTACTTAATAAAACTTGGTCAagtcatttttataaattgttttaattaCACTTATGTTaatagaaagagaaagagaataaataagtgattagagattagactaataaaaagaaatttactTATTAGTCAAAGCTACTATATACTAATATATACAAGAATACCAAATACCAAACTTCCATGTATAATTGAGTGTAGTTTCAAGTAAAGTTTGTCCAAGTAGTTCTAAAGTTAGGAGGAATCCTATTAAGTGACTTTGAAAATAGATAGAGAATCTATTAACCATAAGAAAACTTATTGCTAATTAGAAAGCCGGCACtttgatatttttcaattttttgagaatatccttttgttatttttcttaacGTGTCTTTACACCATTAGATACATGCACATGGACATGGTAGCAACTTAATTAAAGGGACATGTGAACATTTTTATGATGGCCGTTCCAAGTGTGAACATGTTAGCCCATGCCACTATATCTATATGGTTGAGTTTTCATCAAGGAGTACTTCAAAGAAAATAACACTTGTAGTCTTGTTCTTGTTGTTCCATTTAAGGGAGTACCATCAACCGTTTATTGGATATTAATTGATAGCCTTACAATTAATTTAGTTTGTCTCCTAATAAAACTTATTACGTAAAAGTCAttgtgagtttaactcagttgataataatatcacatatattatattatgtagGAGTTGGGGTTCGAGACTCATACACCCCACTTAATCACTTTTAAGGTGTGATTTCTAGTCACTAATCTAgtagaaaaaataatatcaccacattttttttgggtactATACATATTTTTGTTGGGTACTAATataatatgagtttaattgttgtgcaccgtcggtgtaattttttttacacatacatccaatgatgcgttgccacatcatttaatgaatgtgtcacatcatgtgtttttaattaccatacatgatgtgtcggtatattattggacgcatgtgcaaaataactttacatcaacggtgcatataaattaaattaatataatatcaCCACATTTATATTcgataaaataattatattaggTTGTaaatcaatatattaaaaaccAAACTAATTAGTTTagtcaagaaaataaaaaacaaactaaaaaaatgtGAGAATTGCATATTAACGCTCACTTACCTAACACGTGATCGAAATTATACTTAATCTCTCCTACACCTAAGTTGCACATACATAAATAACACGcaaaattatttaacaacaaaatgattttggattacaATCCTCTGAAATTATTTTacagtaaaaatggttttggcatgattaagtacatctaatgtgaaaccattccacagcaaaaatggttttgacatgattttagtttaaaactaactaagAAGCAATGTGATGACGTTCAGAGGTTGCTGTTGTTGATTTGGAGGTGGGAAATTGTGCATTTGAAGATTTGTTATATTCAATTTGATGGTAGAAATTTGTTTATGCATCATGCATAAATTTATTCCTTATGCATCATAACTCATGCCTCAAAAAGTTGTATTAGTTATGAGTGTATGTTTAATATTAATCtatcaaaaataatttaaaagtaaatttttatccttttataataataaaaaatgagtttaattaatatgcACCGAcagtataaaatagttttacaccatcgtccaataaacaaccattattttgccatgtcatatcaagaaagtggggtgatgtggcggaaaacatggttggtattggttgacagtgtaaaatgattttacaccgtcggtacatatcaattaaatccataaaaaatagaaaagaaatataattttaataaaaaattattataaataataagaTCTATCATTAAATCGGATCCACCATATGAAAATTACTATTAAAAGGTCAGCCCTGTGTTTTGAAATAAGCACTACAAGTATCATTTAAGTaaagaaaaaagttattttaaattagttattaaattagttattttatttttatgtattattccTTCTTTCATTTTTCCTATTGTAGCTATACctttaaattattgttaaaaaaaaaagctatacctttgtcaacaaaaaaaaaactatacctttaaattaataatattatgtaTATGTATTTATAAAATAACTAATATACTAATTAATACTAAATAACTACTCCCTAATATTGTAAATAAGtactaatttttataaaattattacattttttttaataatataaaagaattttaCAAAAGACTTATTTTAGTACGATATATTTagtaatataaatttattacccaaaaaaagaaatttactCTCCCTCCATCTTATAAAAGTGTCTTATTTGAATTGTCTATTGTtcttaagaaaataattaatgttgttaattttaatgataaaaatgaAATGGTTGAAATGCAAATAAAGGCATATATTgtatttgtgaaaaaaaaatgattagtaCTTCGTTGATGTTTTAAAATGGCaattattttaatagaaaaatattgaaaatgactcaatttttattaaaacaaaaggAATGGTAATATATAGCTTTATCCCCTCAAAGACTTGGCACAAAAAGAGGAAAATAAGGAGGGGAAAATGAATCTGAATTTGTCTTCTTTTTATTTAGTAAATCAAATGTATCTTAGGTATCTCATGCTCGCAACTGCAAAGACTAATTCTCTAGATATATGAATTTGTCTTTTATTTACTttctatttaatattatttatttatgagaGAAATAATACATATTTGAAAATTACTGCAAATTCAAACGCGGGGAAAACATATGTCACGTGATGTGTTGGACTTGGGTATTAGATTTTGACCATTTTCATGAATTGGTTTTAATATTTGTCAAATTGCCATGATCATTTGGTTTTAATATTCCTTCAAAGATGGAATTGGGTCAACCaatttgcattataaattaCTCTATGTGACTATGTTACAGCTTGAAAGTGATAATACagaaatgattttttaaaaacataagcTAAGCCACTCATTCTTATGTGAAGAATGCGACTTGTAGGACTTTTGAAGGGGTTAGACTTTACATGGCCCATTTTTCACACTTTGCTTTTGAAAGAAAGGCTGGGAATCACCAtttctgattttgtttttttcaatcTATTTTTCTTCACAAGAAGACTTTCTTCAAGTTGTGCTTATAAATTGTGGATGAGGATCCACATACAGCTTTCAAATAATATTCAATCGATTATTTTAGTGGAACCGAACTCAGATATCTTACTATAATTGATTAtgagatttttaaaaatactctaATAAACACCAGATCAATAAAtaattggcttaaatgcagttttgccccccctgttttgattaaatcggaattttaccccccctattttaaaacgcggacttttacccccctgttttataatttgttggattttgccccccctaaaattctgctttcgagtcacaactttaaagcttcgcacacaactcaattttgatcaataatttaccaaaaggataccgaaatgtccttaatcgagttatctttccacataatcaaaccccactgaatttggagttacaaagagagattaattaccgttttagtgaaggtatgtcccccaaaattctgcaaaaaatctgctttcgtgtcacaacttcaaagcttcgcatacaactcaatttggacccataattcaccaaacggctaccgaaatgaccgtaattgagttagctttccacagaatcaaaccccactaaatttggagttacagagagagattaattaccgttttagtgaaggtctgtctaattactaattctgcagaaatctacttgtgatcttcaaattcaacatcgtctaccgaacacatcgtaactccaaattcgacgaaattgaaatgtcaacaagggtaattttgttacatttccatacatgtaaatagtattaaaaaatgagctacagggtgagaggaatgacgaaattaccagtagtagtttcatacgataattaatttgaacagaccttcactaaaacggtaattaatctctctctgtaactccaaatttagtggagtttgattctgtggaaaactaactcgattgcggtcgtttcggtaccagtttggtgaattattgatcaaaattgagttttgtgcgaagctttgaacttgaggctcagaagcagattttgtgcaaaattttggtggggggcaaaatccaacaaattataaaatagggggggtaaaattccgcattttaaaatagggggggtaaaattccgcatttttcaaaatagggggggtaaaactgcatttaagccataaTAATTTGAGGCTAAGAGTTGGACTTTATAGGAATTTGAGGCCTCAATtttatcaattaattatttaaaatgaattttttttagaccGTTTTTCAGTCTAAAATTTAGGACCTAAAGTTCTTGTTTGAGTTGCTTAGCCTTTGAGCCAGTCCTGATGGCATGTGATTGGGTCTGTGATTCTTATAAAAGATTTATGAGTTTATTTTAAACTCTCCGATGTCCATTGGAGCATGGAAATATCATCCAAGGGTTTTACGATTTTTCACTCAAACATTGGATTTTAATTCATATTCTCCTTGTCAAACCATCACTTCGTGTTGGGTTGCTTACATGTTCTCACATGTGAACATTGACATCTCAAAACTCTATTTGGGATTGGTTGTGTTGTAGCCTTGCAAAAGTCTCAAATGTTGTTGGATGGATCTACAAAGAACAATACCTTTGGTCACTTAACGTTGAAGAGATTGGAATGAACAATGTGCCCCATGATTATCCTGTCTTCAATGCTACAATTAATTCTTTGCTCTATTTCATTCATAAAATTCTTGATTTTGTCAACCGATGAAACACATCGGTAAGAAAAGAAGAAGCAGACTCTCAAGTTGACgtgttaataaatttatttggaaTGTGTATTATTTTTGTCCTCTcgtatttttgttcttttgtttttgttattttctcttttttatcaACAAGTTTTCATTTTGTTGCTTAAAAGAAGTACAAATATATATTAGGATTGGTCGGATTGAAAGGGCTTTTGAGAAAAGCATGGACCAATTAGCATGTTCACTAACCTTATCGTAAGCTACAAAAGAAGAAATGTAGAAGGAAAGGCCAACAATTTGTGGTTGAGTGAGTAAGGAAACCATTTGAGATTCTCCATGCTATACTTGTAGTGGCAAAGATTCATCAAATCCTAAATATATCACATTCATGTTGTATTGTCCTCTTAAATTTTGGCACACCTTGTGATAAAATTCAGActctaattattttaataaatttatttagcCTATAAGAAaacaagatatatatatatatatatatatacatgaatattGTAAAGTTAATTAAGTTGAATCCTTAATTATatagttaaatatttattataaaatataattataataaatattaccgtttaatatttaattattgttGTAATTTCATTTACTAATTGgtgtagaaaaaaaatgaagtacaacCAAGAAAGCATCATGTGGGCTATGAGAAAGAGTAAATTTCACAGCCTACATACATTCAAAATCTCACATTATTAATCAACTTGTCATTTTTACATtgagaaaattcaaaattttcacaCTATATATCTTGCACAGAAAACTTGTTAGCATACACTCTCAAAGAGACAACTATATCCCAGCACCCAATAtacataagttaaaaaaaaaaaatgagttgtGGAAAAAATTCAACCTAACTCtccattttataaaaaagttaaattgaGGAccgaaaacatttttttttgggtacatataAGATAAAATGACAAAACCATCATAAATTCATACATATAAACGATGGAGTCGGAGTTTGAACCTCGATCATGGCgttcgacctaacaatttcgatattttttatgtcagtTGAACCAGAACTCCTGGAcaaaacaaacttttaaaataagagaaccaaaacttcatttaatttatcaaaaatgtATTTGTGTTAAACCTCTAATAATACTCAAGAGAAGATGACTccgataattcagagttcggcagcaagataaataaaatcGGATTAAAAATTATTCCCACTCGAAATACCAAAAATGTATTTAAGCTTAATACGTATTAACTTAAAGTTCAAGCAtgtgatatttatatttaataagtGAGATATCATATGTGATGTGAGTCCATGCctactaaaaaatattattaatagtaAGAACCTTTaccaactttcaattttttcgACAATATTTATTATACAATATAATAATTGACTggtcacaaaaaaaattaatttaattaagctGTCCTCCAAGAAAAGGCTCATCACTCACACCATGTGCTTCTtcacttatattattattgttgttataatAGTAACCGATTTATACCCTTTcatatttgaatcaaataagAGTAGGTCAGGTTATATCATCTcatcattaaaatttatttggtattattttttaagttgtaaaattcaataaaatttaacaatGAAATGATGAATATAAAAGTAATTTGTGTTTGATTCAAACATGACATCCAATAataattagagtttaattgatatgcactgacggtgtaaaatagttttacacgatcgtccaataaataaccatcattttgtcatgtcatgtcaaAAAAGTGAGGTGAAGTGGGATGAATTGgtggaaaacatggttgatattggttgacagtgtaaaattattttacaccgtcggtgcatatcaattaaatgcTAATAATTACGGTTACcagatttaaaaaataaaaaaattaaaaagtatgagCCTAATTTATTTTAACTAAGTGGTCAAGTTACGGTTATAATTACAGACTATACAGTAAATTTAGTTTCTAAATTATCACTCTCTCACAAATTTAGTCTCTCGGTTAATTATTCAGCTAAATCATTCAtattctctaaaaccctaaaataaaaCTACCATTCTCCTTCCATTCAATCTTCGACGGAAACTTCCAAGAACTCACTGCCAACCACCCTGCTCGCCGCCAACCACTCTAATCTCCGACAACGACGGCCGTTTTGCTTGCAACTAAAATCTCTCGCTAATGAATGAATGGATTATGGTTTAAATTATGCTTAAGTTGATTTTTTGGTTTAAGTTGAATATACTAGTTTAAGTGGTTTTATGCTTTTTCTACTGATTTTAAACTTTGCTTTTGCTCTGTCCTGTTTGTTTTGTGGTGTCAGGTTTGTTGGTGTAACATACAAGTGTTGGGTTGTTTATATGTCTTTCGTTGGTATTGGAGGTGTGCTTTAGTGTTTCTAAGATGAtgattttgtagttttttattatagtttagggactattttgttgtttttcaaaataatttagggactaaattaaaatattttatagttaAAGGACCACTAACAGTCACTTAATAGAAAAGTTAATTGATGGACTAAATTAATGAATGAGTATAGTTTAGGGATCTTTcagttatttttaataatttatggactaaattgataAAAGAGTGATAGCTTAGAGACTAAATTTACTGTTTCCTTGTTAATTAAAGGTTTgcaagaatatatatatatatatatatatatatatatatatatatatatatatatatatatatatggggttttctaacttagaccctagttaggtctaagttagcaaggtgcaccttttgagttggacaaaaatacccatttttttttttttgaaacaatagagcaactggggcatgtatgtaatttgcatcataaaaatacccttttttttttttttttgaaacaatagaacaactattatattttttaaatttcttccaaatttcgacctcattttacgtgcgaatcgaacgccgatttcaaaaactaataccggaaacctttgtaaaattgaaaaacgatcaaaattcatataaggaacgtcgagtttcgttgagtattgagggagatcgaaccgggtcaaaaaccgggtcgcacgacccgtttctgcataaaacgggtgggagggacgatgaacagtgcgcgtcgcccacgcacactctcaccggcggcgcgtgggggcgcgtgcggcctcagggaggctctatttgttttttattttttcataataaaatagtagataatattctggaaatttt
It contains:
- the LOC123910019 gene encoding uncharacterized protein LOC123910019, which translates into the protein MVDVDRRMTGLNPAHIAGLRRLSARAASSSSSTTSSSFPERNSNSLFSFSSVVDKVITQLHNSGVEVQPGLSDAEFARAEAEFGFVFPPDLRAILAAGMPIGPGFPDWRSNGARLRLRASLDLPIAAISFQIARNAFWSKSWGLRPSEPEKALRVARNALKKAPLLIPIFNHCYIPSNPSLAGNPIFYVDENRIFCCGFDLSDFFQRESLFRSSESSDPKILMKQRSVSEKSAGSLTVFSRRSLDAGGRTPRWVEFWTEAATDRRRRNSLSSDSSSPERFFDIPPRSVIPGWVDEYIGKIGSVLKAGGWSEPDITEMVQVSASGFFEGEMVVLDNQALLDALLLKTDKFSDSLRKAGWSSEEVSEALGFDFRPEKERKPVKKLSPELVEKIEKLAQSVSRS